The Rahnella aquatilis CIP 78.65 = ATCC 33071 genomic sequence CGACCGGCTATCTGCATGTCGGTGGCGCCCGTACCGCGCTCTATTCCTGGCTCTTTGCCCGCAACCTTGGCGGTGAGTTTGTGCTGCGTATCGAAGACACCGATCTCGAACGTTCCACTCAGGCAGCTATCGACGCGATTATGGATGGCATGAACTGGCTGAATCTGGACTGGGATGAAGGCCCGTATTTCCAGACCAAACGTTTTGACCGTTATAACGCCGTGATTGATGAGATGCTGGAAAACGGCACGGCTTATAAATGCTATTGCTCTAAAGAACGTCTGGAAGCGTTGCGTGAAGAACAAATGGCGAATAACGAGAAGCCTCGTTATGACGGCCATTGCCGCGACAGCCATGAACATCACGCAGCGGATGAGCCGTGCGTCGTACGTTTTCGTAACCCGCAGGAAGGTTCGGTCATTTTTGACGACCAGATCCGCGGCCCGATCGAATTCAGCAATGATGAGCTGGACGATCTGATCATCCGCCGCACCGACGGTTCCCCGACCTATAACTTCTGCGTTGTCGTGGATGACTGGGATATGGAAATCACCCACGTTATCCGTGGCGAAGACCATATCAACAACACCCCGCGTCAGATCAACATTCTGAAAGCGCTGGGTGCACCGGTACCGGTTTACGCGCATGTTTCTATGATTCTGGGCGATGACGGTAAAAAACTGTCTAAACGCCATGGCGCAGTGGGCGTGATGCAATACCGTGATGACGGTTACCTGCCTGAAGCGCTGCTGAACTATCTGGTGCGCCTGGGCTGGTCTCATGGTGATCAGGAAATTTTCAGCCGTGACGAAATGAAAGCGTTGTTCTCACTGGAAAACGTCAGCAAATCTGCCAGCGCGTTCAACACTGAAAAACTGCAATGGCTGAACCACCACTACATTAATACGATGGATCCGCATTACGTGGCGACCCATCTGTTGTGGCATGTGGAGCAGGCGGGTATCGAAACCCGTAACGGCCCGCAGTTGTTTGAAATCGTGACCCTGTTGGGTGAGCGCTGCAAAACCCTGAAAGAGATGGCCGGATCCTGCCGTTACTTCTACGAAGATTTTGCAGAGTTTGATGCGGATGCGGCGAAGAAACATTTACGTCCGGTTGCACGTCAGCCGCTGGAAGTGGTGCGCGCCAAACTGGCCGCCATCACTGACTGGACCGCTGAGAACATTCACCATGCTATTCAGGGCACGGCGGATGAACTGGAAGTGGGGATGGGTAAAGTCGGGATGCCTTTGCGCGTTGCGGTAACGGGCGCCGGTCAGTCGCCGGGTGTTGACGTCACCGTTCACGCTATCGGTCAGAGCCGCGTACTGGCGCGTATCGATATGGCATTAGCCTTCATTGCTGAGCGTGAAACACAAGCGCAGTAATCATCGCTAAAGAGCTGTAATAAAAAAGCCAGCACGGGAAACCGGCTGGCTTTTTTACTTTCCGTAAAGCGTAAGCGTGAAACGTCTTAATTAACGTTGTTCAGTCGCCGGTGTTTCAATGGTCGGGCGGTAGGCCAGGAAATACATCAGGCCAACGAAGCCTGCGCCACCGACGGCATTACCGAGGAATACGGCCACGAAGTTAGGCAGGTATTCAGACCAGCTCAGCGCACCGGCAAAGATTGCCGCAGGCACGATGAACATATTTGCCACCACGTGCTGGAAACCGATGGCCACGAACGCCATCACCGGGAACCACATGCCGATCACTTTGCCGCCGACTTCTTTACTGGCGAAGGCCAGCCAGATTGCCAGACACACCAGCCAGTTACAGCCGATACCGGAAATGAACGCGTGCATGAAATCCGCGTTGACCTTCGCGGTGGCGGTTGCCACGGTTTTGCTCAGGAAAGCCCCTTCCGTCAGCCCCAGAACGTGGCCGAAGAAATAGGCCACTGCCAGGCTGCCCAGCAGGTTAGCGACAGTGACCCAGAACCAGTTCCGTAGAACGGCATAGAGGCTTATCTGGCGCGCGAACCAGGCGATAGGTAAGGTCATCATATTACCGGTCAGCAGTTCTCCCCCTGCTAACACGGTCAGAATGATGCCTACCGGGAAGACGGCTGCGCCCAGCAAGTTACTGAATGAACCCCAGGATGCAGGTAACGTCCCTATTACATGCAGATCCAGCAGGAAACCGGTGGCGATGAATGCGCCAGCCAGAAAGCCCAAAATTAACAAATTCAACACGGTGGCGCGGCTTTTATTAACGCCCGCTGTGACGGCGATGGATGCGATTTCTTTAGGTGAATACAAGGACATGGGAGTGCTCGAATGGTGTAAGTTATGATTATTGCGCGAGCAGTCTATTCTGAGATTTATCTCAAAACAAGGCGATTATCATAGTCTGCTAACATTTCATTAATCATTCGGACATAGATGTTAAGGAAATGCGTAAGCAGATCAGAAAGCTAGGAAGAAGGCGGGCTGGCGGGTAAATTGTAAAACAAAGCGTCTGTCTGAAAATTTCCCGCAGGGCAGGGGATTTTTCCCTGTGGAATGGGGGATTTGGCGGCTTTTTCAGCGCTTGAATTGAGAAACGGATTTAGCCGTTGACAGGGGTAGCGACGTTTCATATTATGCGCCCCGTTCACCCGTTTTTACGGGTATGAATTGGGGGTATAGCTCAGCTGGGAGAGCGCTTGCATGGCATGCAAGAGGTCAGCGGTTCGATCCCGCTTATCTCCACCAACTTCCTTTCCAGAGTAAGTTGGCTGTTTCCTTCCCAGGGAAACAAAAAGTAAATATGTACGACCTCGTGTGGGGGTATAGCTCAGCTGGGAGAGCGCTTGCATGGCATGCAAGAGGTCAGCGGTTCGATCCCGCTTATCTCCACCAAATATTAAAGAAACCCGCTTCGGCGGGTTTTTTGCTTTCTGCGGTTTGTCATTGCTCTTTCCTGTTATTACAGCGCGCGAATCGCAGACATAAAAAAAGGCGCCGGAGCGCCTTTTCTTGTCGTTCTGTATTTGCTTACTACGCCAGTACCAGACCCGCGATAGAAGCAGACAACAC encodes the following:
- the gltX gene encoding glutamate--tRNA ligase, with amino-acid sequence MKIKTRFAPSPTGYLHVGGARTALYSWLFARNLGGEFVLRIEDTDLERSTQAAIDAIMDGMNWLNLDWDEGPYFQTKRFDRYNAVIDEMLENGTAYKCYCSKERLEALREEQMANNEKPRYDGHCRDSHEHHAADEPCVVRFRNPQEGSVIFDDQIRGPIEFSNDELDDLIIRRTDGSPTYNFCVVVDDWDMEITHVIRGEDHINNTPRQINILKALGAPVPVYAHVSMILGDDGKKLSKRHGAVGVMQYRDDGYLPEALLNYLVRLGWSHGDQEIFSRDEMKALFSLENVSKSASAFNTEKLQWLNHHYINTMDPHYVATHLLWHVEQAGIETRNGPQLFEIVTLLGERCKTLKEMAGSCRYFYEDFAEFDADAAKKHLRPVARQPLEVVRAKLAAITDWTAENIHHAIQGTADELEVGMGKVGMPLRVAVTGAGQSPGVDVTVHAIGQSRVLARIDMALAFIAERETQAQ
- a CDS encoding formate/nitrite transporter family protein — its product is MSLYSPKEIASIAVTAGVNKSRATVLNLLILGFLAGAFIATGFLLDLHVIGTLPASWGSFSNLLGAAVFPVGIILTVLAGGELLTGNMMTLPIAWFARQISLYAVLRNWFWVTVANLLGSLAVAYFFGHVLGLTEGAFLSKTVATATAKVNADFMHAFISGIGCNWLVCLAIWLAFASKEVGGKVIGMWFPVMAFVAIGFQHVVANMFIVPAAIFAGALSWSEYLPNFVAVFLGNAVGGAGFVGLMYFLAYRPTIETPATEQR